The stretch of DNA ACCAGTTCCTTGCATGTTTCGCTGCTGATAAGGGTTTCGCTGCGGGAACCCGATCTGCGAACCGGGTCCACTTTGATTTTGTGGTATCGAAAATGGTGGCAGCGGCGCGCTCGTGTTACTCGCCCCAAATGAGTTTTGCGAAACCGGACTAGTCGAACCAACCGAATACAAGCGCGATATCGTTGTTTTATCTCGATGCGACAGCGCCGGCAATTGACGCGCGGACGAAGAAAAATACATCGTGTCGGAAGAATTAGCTGAGTGCCCACCAAGACCGAATGCATGACCAATCTCGTGCAAACAAACTGCTTTCATCTCGTCTTCAGCCAACGGTTTGCCAGTGTCTCGATTTACAGTAAGCAAGACTATGGTGGCACTTCGAATTGTGTTAATCGCAGATCCAGGCGATTGATACGCCATAACCCTCGTAATACCCTGCTCTAAATGCACACCGTCGTGAGCGGAGACCTTCGATGGAACATCAGTCCACTGAATCGTGATATCGGCTTGCTTCGCCTTCGGCACCTGCTGCACTGGCAATAACCCGCCACTGGCTTTGTTCCAGGCATCAAAACAATCCATCAACATTTGCACGTCATCAGCAGGCACACCCGGAATCTTCTCTGCCTTCTCTACAAAAATCTTGAGCGGAAAACTGCTGCGAGCCCATCTTCCTACACCATGTTGACGCACAAGCGCATCGAGATAGTCTGGTCCATGAATACTCTGAGAGCTGTTAGAGTTCTCTTGTTCACCAAGTTTTCTAGAAAACTCCTCGGCATCTCGCTTCCGTTTCGGATCAGCTGGATTCGTATCGAGATACTTCTGAAGCCACTCTCGAGCCATTCCATACTCGCCCAGATCTTTGTAAGCCATGGCTACATTCCATGTCAGTTCATCGACAAAACGAGGATCAAATTTCATAGCCAACTGACTTTCTGCAATGGCTCCGGCTGGATCACCCAACTGATGAGCGACAAAAGCAAGCGAGGCATGCAGATTTCCTGAATTAGTGGTCGGGTCGAGCAACGCGCCTTCTTTAAGAAGCTTTCGCGCCTCGACAAATTTCTTTTCTGAAATAAGCGGTTGAGCTTGTTTGACGATGTTGTAAACGCGATCGTCTTTATCAGCGGTGCTAAGTTCGTCGGAACTATCAGCAGCCAACGCCAGTCCATGATCAGAAGCAGCATCAAACGCAAAAACAACACAAGCGCTGACGACGAGTGTCACGGCTCGACGCAAACCGGCCCAACCAGAAAAGGTCTCAGCGCTCAAACTCTAGATATCCTCAATTGGCACAATGGCGAAGTAATCTTCCGAGTAAACAAATTCTCCTGACTCGAGACCATCAGCAAAATCTCGAATCCACTCTTCAAAACTTTTTGCCTGTATATTCCGCTCCGGCGAATCGTGCCACATGGTGATGATTTGACCATTGGAACCGCCTTCAGCCGGGTCGCAGTCGAGGCAAAAATGATTACCACTGCCATCATACGATAAAGGAATCCATTTAGGATTCCACCAGTCGTTGCGAATTCCTGGATCAGGCTCCGATTCGAAATCGCAAAACATATCTTTGTCTAAAAGATCTTTCCAAACAGACCACTCCGAATAGATCTGATCCAACTTCAGGAATGTCGTGCCACGCATAAACGAAGGGCTTTCATCATCCTGACCGTTATGAATAGAGTAAAAATCACGCATAGACTGCGGGAACTTGACACCCAGTTTTTTCTCAACTTCGTTAATTTCGTCTGATGTCGCACCCGGAAAGAGACCTTCAAGCACATTTGGAGCGTGCTTGCTGAGCCAATTCTCAAATCTGTTCCACTCTGCTTTCATGCCACGCTCCTCTCTGGTAATTCAACGATAACTTCACTTCTTCTTGTTGAGAAGATTTTTGAAACACCACCACAACGCAAGCAAGCTGGCTGGCAACATGAAAAGACGAACCTGAATGGGCATGCGGGGATAGACCATCATGAGAAGCATTAGCAATGCGGCTCCGAGGATGAACCTGGTCACTTTTAGTCGACTGTGTTTTGCCATCACCTGGATGCCGCTGACGTAGTGAGAGTGTGTTGGCCGCTGTTCGCATCGCCAGAAGAACCTCGCAGCTGACCACTGTTCGAGTTACTTGCATCAGAATCGTTGACCGGACCACGAGGTGGTCCATTGCTCGGGTCTCCGTTCATTGGATCGCCCATAGGACCACGTGGTGGACCATTGTTCGGATCTCCGTTCATTGGATTGCCCATGGGACCACGTGGTGGTCCATTGTTCGGATCTCCGTTTATTGGATTGCCCATCGGACCTCGCCTGTTTCCACTACTCGGGTCACCATTCGGCGGACCACCGCGAGGAGGACCTCCATTTGGACCACCCATCGGACCACCGCGCCAGGGCGGTCGGCCGCCAGGGTCACCATTGGGCCCACCGGGCGGAAAGCCGCCACCTGGTCCACCGCCGGGAGGGAAACCACCCTCACGTCCACCACCCGGTCCGCCACCGGGAGGGAAACCACCCTCACGTCCACCACCCGGTCCGCCACCGGGAGGGAAACCACCCTCACGTCCGCCACCACTCCCGGTGTGGCCGTGCCGCAGAAAACTCGGGTCAGGCTTTCCTTTCCACTGGCGTGGAATGAAGGGAAATGTATCTGTAACGATGTAATGATAAATGCCCTGAGGATATTCATTTGTGGCGCCAAAGCGACCATTGCACTGATCGAGGTCACCAAGATTAGCGACGTATTCATAATCTTGAACGAAACTGCCATCATATTTACCACCAGGACCAGATGGACGCGTGCCACCTTTGACCCTGTAACTAGAACGCAGTCTGGTCATTCCAGACCTGGTATTTTTGGCGTCTCTATAACCATACGGCGCATAGATTGGAAAACCATCGGCAGCATAACCAATTAGCACCGGATGCGGTGCCTTGGCTAATTTTTCCAACAGTCCGGTCGGCAATCCATGATAATGGTATGCACCATTAGGCTGAACATGTGCATTGCTCTGATCTAATCCGAGACTGTGTTTAAACATGGGCTCATACTGCCAACCCGAGTTTCGATCGCGATTCCAAAATTCGTTAGCACCGGGATCAAACGGAACACCGTTAACGGCAACACCAAACGGCTCGAGAAACAGCGCCGTCACTGCACTGGCAAAAGTCGGTTCCTTAGCCATTCTCCACTCGTAACTTTGTTCCGAAATTGTGTTTGGATTTTCGGCGTTTGGAAACTGTCCGGTCGGATGATTGGGAATTCCGTTTGAATCGATTATGCGATATTGTCCTTGAGTAAAAATGCGCACGTTGGTCGTGAGCGCATAGGCCGGAGACATTGCAAAGTCGAATAGGTGCCAGGGATCATCATCATGATGGTGCGCACTTTTCTTGACAGTCTTTGTGCGAGCTGAATGCTGCTCATCACCCAGGTCATGGTGCGCGAACGCCGGCTGTAAACCAGCAACCAGAAGCGACAGCGATATTGCAACTTCAATAAAACGCACTGACATCATCCTCTCATCAACTTCTTCAGTATCTCAGCAATTACAAGATGTTTCCACGTAATGTCCCAAAGGGAAAGAATTATTATCCATAAGCGATAATGGTATATTGGCTTGTCGATTGCAACTACCTGGAGGAATCTCGATGTTTGGCGGCGGTATGGAAATTCCAGAACAGCTGAAGGAAATAATTCGCCACTCAAGTGAGGCAGAAGTTGTTGAAATCGTGATGATGTCGCTAAAAGAAGCGATGAGAGATCCTGATGCCTTTGCCAAAGCTGGAAACGTTCCGCCGATGCTCGCGCAAGGTTTGAAAATGCTTCCGAAGAATGATGAGGCACTCAGACCAATGGCTAAGACAATGGCGCAAATGCTGATCAAGCAAGTAAAGTCAGGCGCCACCCCGAGCTTTGATGACGTGAAAGATTCTCTCGCCGATGCGGGTTCCTGGATGTCTAACTTCATGGGAGGAATGAACGATGTGCCGGACTCGGCTCCTGCGATTCCAGACGAAGTGACACGATTGATTGAAGCATCAATTGAATGCAAGAAAAGAGAAGATTTCGAAAAGGCGGAAGAGTTGCTCAAAGAGGCGCTAAAAATATGTCCGCCCGAAAGTGCCGCTGCCTGTCAGGTGCTCAACAACCTGGCCACGACTCAGCTGATCCTCGATAAGTATGACGAGGCAGAAGTAAACCTCAAACAGTTCTTGAAACTCTCAGAGAAGCATCTGTCGCCCGACGATCATCACATTGCCAGCTCATATTTCGGACTGGCAATGGTGCGCGAAGCACAAAACAAAACGGCTGATGCAGACTTGCTCTACAAGAAGGCACTTTCTATTGCGGAAAAAGCATATGCTAATTCGCCACTGGAACTCGCGCACATGCTTGAAACGCTGGCGAATTTTTACGAAGGGCAGAAGCTCTGGAGAAAGGCTGATCCTCTTTTTCAACGCGCCTTCATGTTGCGCGAGAAAGCGCTGGGCAACGAAGATCTGGAAGTCGCAGAACAGTTCGTGCGTTATGCGCTTGTACATGAGAATCGCGAACATTATGCAGAGGCAGAAATGTTTTGCTACAAGTCACTGCAGATCAAATACAAGTTACTGAAGCCGGATGATGCTGACCTCGCTCGCAATCAAGCGCTTCTGTCCTCGATCTACATAGGGCAGAAAGAATATGCGAAAGCGGAACCAATATTGAAGCAGGCTTTAGAAGTGCTTGAGCAAAATGGTGATGAGGATGAGCTAATCTATCCGCTCGAAATTTATGAACGCCTTTTGAAGGCGACTGAGCGAGAAGATGAAGCCGCGAAAGTCTCAGAAAGGCTTGCAGCCCTTAATACTGAGGAATAGTCAAACATTTTCGCGGCGGCGAAACTTTTTCAAATCTCTCGTGTATTGGAGTTTGTACGACCAACAACTCCTGGAGAAACGAGATGGATGCAAAACAATATTTGACCTGGGCACTTGCACTCGGATTTTTGTACAACGGCCTGCTCGGGGCTCAGCCCGCTCAAGCCAGACGTGTGTTCGCGCGGGGTGCAAATGGTGCTGCTGGAGCCTTTGCCAGCCAGGGCCAATACGGCAGCAGAGCAGGCGCTCGTGCGATGGGTTATAACGCCGGGGCAGGCTTCCGCGGCGGTCAATGGCACGGTCCAAATGGCGGATCAGCCGAGGGCGGAGCAGCGTTCGGATACAAGAAAGGCGTAGGTGGATTTCGCGGCACTCAGTGGCAAGGTCAAACCGCCAACGGCGCCAGCGGCTCGGGCTGGTCGAAAAATGTCTACAACGCACAAACCGGACAGGGCACTCGAAGCAGTTCAGAACAAATTCAGACCGCCTCTGGCAAAGATTACGGCTACACAGGCTCGACAAACTACACAAAAGGACAGGGTGGTCAAACCACTATCGATACCCAGAACAAAGGTGACTACTCGGTTGATTGGCAAAAAGGACAGAAGCCTGTCGTAACCCAAACACCATAGTCATCCGTCCTGTACACATTTCCATGAGATGTAACATCAATGTTTGAAGAATCAAAGGCGCTCGCAGTGCCGCTCTTAATTGTCACCCTGACCTGCGTCGCCATTGAGATGGCGATTTCGATCAAGCGGGGTCTAAATCTCTATAATCGCAAGGATACGCTCTGCAATCTATCTATTCTGCTCGTCTCGCGAATCAGCCAACCACTGTTTCTCGGCTACATTTACGGAACACTGAGATTAGTCGAAGCCATGCGCCCGTATGAGATTCCAGACAATACTGTTTCAACTGTCGGCGCCCTGATTCTCACAGATTTTGCGTACTACTGGGAACACCGAATGAGCCACACACTGAAACCACTATGGTTCTTCCACGAGGTGCATCACTCGAGTAAAAATTTCAACCTGTCCACAAGCTTTAGATTACATTGGCTAGGCAGACTGTTAGCGCCGATTATCTTCACCCCTCTTGTGCTAATGGGATTCAGAGCCGAGCAGGTATTTCTATTTTTCATAATCAATTTGTTCTATCAGTTTTTCCTGCACACAAAATTAATAGGTCAACTGGGCGTGCTCGAAGGTATTATCAACACACCATCTGCTCATCGTGTCCATCATGCTCGCAATCAAATCTATATCGACAAAAATTTTGGTGGCATTCTGATGATCTGGGATCAAATTTTCAGCACCTATCAGCCCGAAACAGTTGCGCCAAAATTTGGCATACTGGGCAGATTTGAAAGCAATAACCCTTTCACAGTTCAGTTTCACCAGGTGCCGTACTATGCGCAGTTAGCCCGGGCAGCAAAATCTCTTCCAATCATTTCGACTCTGGTGGCGGTGATTGCTTCAGGTTGTTTTTCCACTGCTGGACTGGCGCAAACGGCGAGCACACGCGAGCAGCCATCTGAACTC from Candidatus Melainabacteria bacterium encodes:
- a CDS encoding matrixin family metalloprotease; translation: MSAETFSGWAGLRRAVTLVVSACVVFAFDAASDHGLALAADSSDELSTADKDDRVYNIVKQAQPLISEKKFVEARKLLKEGALLDPTTNSGNLHASLAFVAHQLGDPAGAIAESQLAMKFDPRFVDELTWNVAMAYKDLGEYGMAREWLQKYLDTNPADPKRKRDAEEFSRKLGEQENSNSSQSIHGPDYLDALVRQHGVGRWARSSFPLKIFVEKAEKIPGVPADDVQMLMDCFDAWNKASGGLLPVQQVPKAKQADITIQWTDVPSKVSAHDGVHLEQGITRVMAYQSPGSAINTIRSATIVLLTVNRDTGKPLAEDEMKAVCLHEIGHAFGLGGHSANSSDTMYFSSSARQLPALSHRDKTTISRLYSVGSTSPVSQNSFGASNTSAPLPPFSIPQNQSGPGSQIGFPQRNPYQQRNMQGTGIYQQGTIPQGSYPQGSYPQGSYPQGSYPQGAYPQGSYPQGSYPSGSYPPGSYPPASYPQGSYPPASYPQGAYPQGSYPPASYPQGAYPQGSYPPGSYPQGAYPQGSYPQGSYPQGAYPPGSYAPGSYPQGPYPQSSYPQGPQPQQGQQSNKQSVPFPQASN
- a CDS encoding molybdenum cofactor biosynthesis protein MoeA; this encodes MKAEWNRFENWLSKHAPNVLEGLFPGATSDEINEVEKKLGVKFPQSMRDFYSIHNGQDDESPSFMRGTTFLKLDQIYSEWSVWKDLLDKDMFCDFESEPDPGIRNDWWNPKWIPLSYDGSGNHFCLDCDPAEGGSNGQIITMWHDSPERNIQAKSFEEWIRDFADGLESGEFVYSEDYFAIVPIEDI
- a CDS encoding YHYH protein, whose protein sequence is MSPAYALTTNVRIFTQGQYRIIDSNGIPNHPTGQFPNAENPNTISEQSYEWRMAKEPTFASAVTALFLEPFGVAVNGVPFDPGANEFWNRDRNSGWQYEPMFKHSLGLDQSNAHVQPNGAYHYHGLPTGLLEKLAKAPHPVLIGYAADGFPIYAPYGYRDAKNTRSGMTRLRSSYRVKGGTRPSGPGGKYDGSFVQDYEYVANLGDLDQCNGRFGATNEYPQGIYHYIVTDTFPFIPRQWKGKPDPSFLRHGHTGSGGGREGGFPPGGGPGGGREGGFPPGGGPGGGREGGFPPGGGPGGGFPPGGPNGDPGGRPPWRGGPMGGPNGGPPRGGPPNGDPSSGNRRGPMGNPINGDPNNGPPRGPMGNPMNGDPNNGPPRGPMGDPMNGDPSNGPPRGPVNDSDASNSNSGQLRGSSGDANSGQHTLTTSAASR
- a CDS encoding tetratricopeptide repeat protein, translating into MFGGGMEIPEQLKEIIRHSSEAEVVEIVMMSLKEAMRDPDAFAKAGNVPPMLAQGLKMLPKNDEALRPMAKTMAQMLIKQVKSGATPSFDDVKDSLADAGSWMSNFMGGMNDVPDSAPAIPDEVTRLIEASIECKKREDFEKAEELLKEALKICPPESAAACQVLNNLATTQLILDKYDEAEVNLKQFLKLSEKHLSPDDHHIASSYFGLAMVREAQNKTADADLLYKKALSIAEKAYANSPLELAHMLETLANFYEGQKLWRKADPLFQRAFMLREKALGNEDLEVAEQFVRYALVHENREHYAEAEMFCYKSLQIKYKLLKPDDADLARNQALLSSIYIGQKEYAKAEPILKQALEVLEQNGDEDELIYPLEIYERLLKATEREDEAAKVSERLAALNTEE
- a CDS encoding sterol desaturase family protein, with translation MFEESKALAVPLLIVTLTCVAIEMAISIKRGLNLYNRKDTLCNLSILLVSRISQPLFLGYIYGTLRLVEAMRPYEIPDNTVSTVGALILTDFAYYWEHRMSHTLKPLWFFHEVHHSSKNFNLSTSFRLHWLGRLLAPIIFTPLVLMGFRAEQVFLFFIINLFYQFFLHTKLIGQLGVLEGIINTPSAHRVHHARNQIYIDKNFGGILMIWDQIFSTYQPETVAPKFGILGRFESNNPFTVQFHQVPYYAQLARAAKSLPIISTLVAVIASGCFSTAGLAQTASTREQPSELAKGAPPASSPVPDDITPLKGAVEISDEKAPDLTGTWKGHVLEYHRHPKMEIIEQNGSQIKGIYSGLLGKFPLTGSVDLVNQTVQLNVDFSRSRLAKWKRRDTVIAVFNGTIKDEVISGIASIPEFGDKSVHFEAKKRQKTD